In Capsicum annuum cultivar UCD-10X-F1 chromosome 7, UCD10Xv1.1, whole genome shotgun sequence, one genomic interval encodes:
- the LOC107876441 gene encoding beta-amyrin 28-monooxygenase isoform X2, with protein MYLYTLRNFKLAAFVESSLTKSTSVPKENYSNKLLIFYQKIKRNQTTTLILSDMSTMEIPAYVFTVPILVMIILLLVRKNKTKTLNHPPGSYGWPFLGETLDFLKASKEGKPEKFVKERIEKYKSKIFKTSLMGETMVVLGGTSGNKFLFSNENKQVTIWWPVTVRKLLGPGLVTSVGEEAKIMRKMLSSFISPDAFSRLYIKAMEVVGHHHFENYWQGKEKVKVFPLVKLYTFKVACQLFMSLEDNNEIERLSAEFNIFLKGLISIPLNLPGTAFYKAMRGTTAIRKELLQFVRKRKEALEHKTSSPSQDILSHLLSCPDENGKFMSELLIVNNILLLLFAGHDTSSVTLTLLIKRLAEHPQVYQNVLKEHIEIASAKKDGEFLSWDDIQKMKCSWNVISEVMRLTPPIMGAYREAIVYINYEGYHIPKGWKAIQYDIQCC; from the exons ATGTATTTGTATACACTGCGGAATTTCAAGCTAGCAGCTTTTGTAGAAAGCTCTCTTACAAAAAGTACAAGTGTTCCAAAAGAAAACTACAGTAACAAATTGCTTatattttaccaaaaaataaagagaaatcagACAACAACATTGATTCTCTCAGATATGTCTACAATGGAAATTCCTGCATATGTTTTCACAGTGCCAATACTAGTCATGATAATTCTCTTGCTGGTGAGAAAGAATAAGACAAAGACACTGAATCATCCTCCTGGAAGTTACGGATGGCCTTTTCTTGGAGAAACACTAGACTTTCTCAAAGCGAGCAAAGAAGGAAAGCCAGAAAAATTCGTAAAAGAAAGGATAGAGAAATACAAGTCAAAAATCTTCAAGACTTCGTTAATGGGAGAGACCATGGTGGTATTGGGTGGAACCAGTGGGAATAAGTTCTTGTTTAGCAATGAAAACAAACAAGTAACTATTTGGTGGCCTGTAACTGTTAGGAAACTTCTAGGACCTGGTTTGGTTACTTCTGTCGGAGAAGAAGCCAAGATCATGAGGAAGATGCTTTCTTCTTTTATTAGCCCTGATGCTTTTTCCAGACTATACATCAAAGCCATGGAAGTTGTTGGCCACCACCATTTTGAGAATTATTGGCAAG GTAAAGAGAAGGTGAAGGTATTTCCTCTCGTCAaattatacactttcaaagtggCATGTCAACTATTCATGAGCCTTGAAGACAATAATGAAATCGAAAGGCTTTCTGCagagttcaacattttcttgAAAGGACTGATATCGATCCCTCTAAATTTACCTGGTACAGCATTTTACAAGGCAATGAGAGGTACAACTGCTATTAGAAAAGAACTACTACAATTTGTCAGGAAAAGAAAAGAAGCCTTGGAACACAAAACATCTTCACCTTCACAAGACATTTTGTCTCATTTGCTATCCTGTCCGGATGAAAATGGAAAGTTCATGTCTGAACTACTTATTGTTAATAACATATTGTTGCTACTCTTTGCCGGCCATGATACTTCATCTGTCACTCTTACTTTGCTCATTAAGAGACTGGCAGAGCACCCTCAGGTTTATCAAAACGTTTTGAAAG AGCACATTGAGATAGCATCGGCGAAGAAAGATGGGGAGTTTCTGAGTTGGGATGATATACAGAAGATGAAGTGTTCGTGGAACGTAATATCTGAAGTAATGAGACTAACACCACCTATAATGGGGGCTTATCGAGAAGCAATTGTGTATATAAATTATGAAGGTTATCACATCCCTAAGGGGTGGAAG